In Pseudomonadota bacterium, a single window of DNA contains:
- a CDS encoding LysR family transcriptional regulator, whose amino-acid sequence MKRNFTIRQGALDGVETFLAVAKHRNFRRAAAALGVTPSAVSQAVRALEARVGATLFARTTRSVGLTEAGQRFLERARPAFDELVAAGESARDLGRRPTGLLRLSVPRAVVPLILEPMLASFCQAYPEIELEIAASDEMVDLVAGGFDAGIRLGQFIAPDMVVVRLTPPFPFMVVGSPDYLRQRKRPQRVDDLRDHVCLRLRRSNGSIAPWRFIDGNNSVEATVSGSLIAHDYPTLLGVAIQGLGLAQVPGPLAKEPVADGRLEALLKPFAVTTPGVFLYYPGRRQVLPKLRAFIEHMKSRSDRIGKTSIRNRRSSS is encoded by the coding sequence ATGAAGCGGAACTTCACAATCCGGCAAGGTGCACTCGACGGCGTCGAGACGTTTCTTGCGGTGGCGAAGCACCGCAACTTCCGCCGTGCGGCCGCGGCTCTCGGGGTCACGCCGTCGGCCGTCAGCCAGGCAGTTCGGGCGCTCGAAGCGCGGGTTGGCGCGACGCTCTTCGCGCGCACCACTCGTAGCGTCGGCCTGACCGAGGCCGGCCAGCGCTTCCTTGAGCGCGCCCGGCCAGCCTTTGACGAGCTCGTCGCCGCCGGCGAGTCGGCGCGCGATCTAGGACGGCGCCCCACCGGGCTGTTGCGCCTCTCCGTTCCCCGGGCGGTCGTCCCGTTGATCCTGGAGCCGATGCTCGCCTCGTTCTGCCAGGCTTACCCCGAGATCGAGCTGGAGATCGCCGCAAGCGACGAGATGGTGGACCTTGTGGCAGGCGGCTTCGATGCCGGTATCCGTCTCGGCCAGTTCATCGCGCCCGATATGGTCGTCGTACGGCTAACGCCGCCTTTCCCATTCATGGTCGTCGGTAGCCCCGACTATCTGCGCCAGCGGAAGCGGCCGCAACGCGTCGACGATCTCCGTGACCATGTTTGCCTGCGCTTGCGTCGCTCGAATGGATCGATCGCGCCCTGGCGCTTTATCGACGGCAACAATTCGGTCGAGGCAACAGTCTCCGGGTCGCTCATCGCACACGACTACCCCACGCTCCTCGGAGTGGCGATCCAAGGGCTGGGCCTTGCACAGGTGCCCGGTCCGCTCGCCAAGGAGCCAGTTGCTGACGGTCGATTGGAAGCACTCCTCAAGCCCTTTGCCGTCACGACGCCTGGGGTCTTTCTCTACTACCCGGGCAGACGCCAAGTCTTGCCGAAGCTGCGCGCCTTTATCGAGCACATGAAGAGCCGCTCGGACCGTATCGGCAAAACCAGCATTCGCAATAGACGCTCGTCGAGTTAG
- the pip gene encoding prolyl aminopeptidase — MAPPELYPEIEPFNSGRLRLDSRHVMHWEECGNPRGVPVIFLHGGPGAGASPTHRRFFDPEFYRIVIFDQRGSGRSQPLGELLDNTTPDLVADIETLRRSLGIASWLVFGGSWGSTLALAYGQSHPERCLGFVLRGIFLARQSEIDWFLTGIRTVFPEAWAAFAGHLPEAERGDLLAGYHRRLVHPDPAVHLPAARSWARYEAACSTLLPNPELLAQSTNDVHALGLARIEAHYFSHGAFLAPAGLLAGIGRIRHLPASIVQGRYDMVCPPVSADALVRLWPEAEFHIVPDAGHSALEPGIRQQLIKATDRFRALLAPANRKEKRA, encoded by the coding sequence ATGGCCCCGCCCGAGCTATATCCAGAAATCGAACCATTTAACAGCGGGCGGCTCCGCCTCGATTCGCGCCACGTGATGCATTGGGAGGAATGCGGCAACCCCAGGGGCGTGCCGGTCATCTTCCTCCATGGCGGCCCCGGCGCCGGGGCCTCGCCCACCCACCGGCGCTTCTTCGATCCCGAATTCTACCGCATCGTCATCTTCGACCAGAGGGGCTCGGGACGCTCCCAGCCCCTGGGCGAGCTCCTCGACAATACCACCCCCGATCTCGTCGCCGACATCGAGACGCTGCGCCGTTCCCTTGGCATCGCCTCCTGGCTGGTGTTCGGTGGGTCCTGGGGCTCGACCCTGGCGCTCGCCTACGGGCAGAGCCATCCCGAACGCTGCCTCGGCTTCGTGCTGCGCGGCATCTTCCTCGCCCGGCAAAGCGAGATCGACTGGTTCCTCACGGGAATCCGCACGGTCTTTCCCGAAGCCTGGGCCGCCTTCGCCGGGCATTTGCCCGAAGCCGAACGAGGCGATCTCCTGGCCGGCTACCACCGTCGCCTCGTCCACCCCGATCCGGCCGTGCATTTGCCCGCCGCCCGCAGCTGGGCGCGCTACGAGGCCGCCTGCTCGACGCTCTTGCCCAATCCGGAGCTGCTGGCGCAATCGACGAACGACGTCCATGCGCTCGGCCTGGCGCGCATCGAGGCGCATTATTTCAGCCATGGCGCCTTCCTGGCGCCCGCCGGGCTCCTCGCCGGGATCGGGCGCATCCGCCATCTGCCGGCAAGCATCGTGCAGGGACGCTACGACATGGTGTGCCCTCCGGTCAGCGCCGACGCGCTGGTTCGCCTCTGGCCGGAAGCGGAATTCCATATCGTGCCCGATGCCGGCCATTCCGCCCTGGAGCCCGGCATCCGCCAGCAACTGATCAAGGCGACCGACCGCTTCCGCGCGTTGTTGGCGCCGGCCAACCGCAAGGAGAAGCGCGCATGA
- a CDS encoding HAMP domain-containing protein, whose protein sequence is MLKLHSLRTRLVAIIALIVVLVCAGLAALFLPQQEQLTRLALDREMRAQYQSVLAAVDYERKTVLALATFAASLPEVPGAFAASDRDRLVAELGGGQKAIAQAFGYDLMTLSRPPATVVVRVHSPATFGDDLQARRKMVVGVLEDGKPRSGIEPGLTAMSIFGTVPLMQADKQIGAYDVGMSIGKPFVDAIKARFGIDIAVHLADGKEFKTIISTLPNSTVGTAAEYAAAFAGAPVIRRAAVDGNAVAAYFGQLRDFSGTPIAVVEVVKNIADFEAIAGKTRNYLIGATLAVLAVAVPVALFLAFGLARPIARMTQAMNRLSGGDTATDIPGRKRKDEIGEMAVAVQVFKDEMLESEQLRAGQEAMKIRAEAEKKAALEAIADRFEASVKGVVEGVSTAASQMQSSAQSMSSTAEETSRQAVAVAAASEEASTNVQTVASAAEELSSSIAEIGRQVSQSTEIAGQAVDEVGRTNTQVQGLSEAAQKIGEIVGLINDIAGQTSLLALNATIEAARAGEAGKGFAVVASEVKSLATQTARATGDIAAQVNAIQTATGDAVKAIQGISGTISQISEIATQIASAVHEQGAATQEIARNVQQASAGTNEVSANITGVTKAAGETGASAAQVLGAAGALSKEADRLSSEVEGFLGQIRAA, encoded by the coding sequence ATGCTGAAGCTGCACTCGCTCAGGACACGGCTCGTCGCCATCATCGCCCTCATCGTGGTCCTGGTTTGCGCCGGGCTCGCCGCTTTGTTCCTGCCGCAGCAGGAGCAATTGACCCGGCTGGCACTCGACCGCGAGATGCGCGCGCAATATCAGAGCGTGCTCGCGGCAGTGGACTATGAGCGCAAGACCGTCCTGGCGCTGGCCACCTTCGCCGCCTCGTTGCCCGAGGTGCCGGGCGCATTCGCCGCCAGCGATCGCGACCGGCTGGTCGCCGAGCTGGGCGGCGGCCAGAAGGCGATTGCCCAAGCCTTCGGCTACGACCTGATGACCCTATCGCGGCCGCCGGCCACGGTCGTGGTCCGGGTGCACAGTCCCGCCACCTTCGGCGACGACCTCCAGGCGCGCCGCAAGATGGTCGTGGGCGTGCTTGAGGACGGCAAGCCGCGCTCGGGCATCGAGCCGGGCCTGACGGCGATGAGCATCTTCGGCACCGTGCCCTTGATGCAAGCCGACAAGCAGATCGGCGCCTACGACGTCGGCATGAGCATCGGCAAGCCCTTCGTCGACGCGATCAAGGCGCGCTTCGGCATCGACATCGCCGTCCATCTGGCGGACGGCAAAGAATTCAAGACGATCATCTCCACGCTGCCGAACAGCACCGTCGGCACCGCGGCGGAATACGCCGCAGCCTTCGCCGGCGCTCCAGTGATCCGGCGCGCCGCCGTCGATGGGAACGCCGTCGCCGCCTATTTTGGGCAGCTCCGGGATTTCTCCGGCACGCCGATCGCCGTCGTCGAGGTGGTCAAGAACATCGCAGACTTCGAGGCGATCGCCGGCAAAACCCGCAACTATCTGATCGGCGCGACCTTGGCGGTCCTGGCCGTCGCCGTGCCGGTTGCGCTGTTCCTGGCATTCGGCCTGGCGCGGCCGATCGCGCGCATGACCCAGGCGATGAACCGCCTGTCGGGAGGCGACACGGCGACCGACATTCCCGGACGCAAGCGCAAGGACGAGATCGGCGAGATGGCCGTCGCCGTGCAGGTGTTCAAGGACGAGATGCTGGAATCGGAGCAGTTGCGGGCCGGGCAGGAAGCGATGAAAATCCGCGCCGAGGCCGAGAAGAAGGCCGCTCTCGAAGCGATTGCCGACCGGTTCGAGGCGAGCGTCAAGGGCGTGGTGGAAGGCGTCTCGACGGCGGCGAGCCAGATGCAGTCCTCGGCCCAGTCGATGTCGAGCACTGCCGAGGAGACGAGCCGGCAGGCCGTGGCGGTGGCGGCCGCCTCCGAGGAAGCCTCGACCAACGTGCAGACGGTGGCGAGCGCGGCCGAGGAGCTGTCGAGCTCGATCGCCGAGATCGGCCGTCAAGTCAGTCAGTCGACGGAAATCGCCGGCCAAGCGGTCGACGAGGTCGGTCGCACCAACACGCAGGTGCAAGGCTTGTCCGAGGCGGCGCAGAAGATCGGCGAGATCGTCGGGCTGATCAACGACATCGCCGGGCAGACCAGCTTGCTTGCCCTCAACGCCACCATCGAGGCGGCCCGGGCCGGCGAGGCTGGCAAGGGCTTCGCGGTGGTGGCTTCGGAGGTGAAAAGCCTGGCGACGCAGACCGCGCGCGCCACCGGCGACATTGCCGCCCAGGTCAACGCCATTCAGACCGCGACCGGCGATGCGGTGAAGGCGATCCAGGGCATTTCCGGCACGATCAGCCAGATCAGCGAGATCGCCACCCAGATCGCCTCGGCGGTGCACGAGCAAGGGGCCGCCACCCAGGAGATCGCCCGCAACGTCCAGCAGGCCTCGGCCGGCACCAACGAAGTCTCCGCGAATATCACCGGCGTCACCAAGGCTGCCGGAGAAACCGGCGCTTCGGCCGCCCAGGTGCTGGGAGCGGCCGGCGCGCTCTCCAAGGAGGCCGATCGCCTCAGCAGCGAGGTCGAAGGGTTCCTCGGGCAGATCCGCGCCGCCTGA
- a CDS encoding HAMP domain-containing protein: MEKRVGWYGGRIIDAMGFLGKAARRPAAAESAGPGRSRAPASGGRWPRFPIAGVLLVGIAGLVLVAVASVLTIGLTTSRQNTYDLLRSNAETAVGYIVGQVHQHLDAPRQQAEFLAQLVASSELSLEDKPRLADTLYAALAGTPQVAALAVLDTAGQAFRVTRSGAVLIDDWSADARVRNWLELAGRTKQSFWGELVREGPREGAFINLRMPLWRGGNYVGIVASVVSVGELSRYLSGLATAGSGVPFILLGRDQVLAHPNLGARSPELAPGRLLPELDAIGDPVIAAIWSSRAIPALGTSDRPGALNAHVVQNVVGADYVFLYRQIGDYGDTPWYVGTYFALGEVDRELERLWRSAIAGAAVLVLSILAALAMARWLGRPIRMLAKAAESVRDLDFTASGPAAASSIRELDDAATAFNQMLAGLRWFETYVPRALVTRLMRESQAPGAGSEERMMTVLFTDITGFTTMAEQMGAAEVASLLNHHFTMINRCVEAEEGIVDKYIGDSVMSFWNAPSAQPDHALRGLRAARAIARAVDSDNRVREADGLQRLRMRIGLHSGLAVVGNIGSPGRINFTIVGDTVNAAARIVSLGRQVEAEVAVLASSDTVEQAGLPARELTSLGLRNLRGRSTPIEVFQVALEAPQ; encoded by the coding sequence ATGGAAAAGCGTGTCGGCTGGTACGGAGGGCGGATCATAGACGCCATGGGATTCCTTGGCAAAGCGGCTCGGCGTCCCGCAGCCGCGGAATCGGCGGGGCCCGGGCGGTCGCGCGCCCCCGCTTCCGGCGGCCGCTGGCCGCGCTTTCCGATTGCGGGCGTGCTGCTGGTGGGGATCGCCGGCCTGGTGCTGGTCGCGGTCGCCAGCGTCCTCACCATCGGGCTCACCACCAGCCGCCAGAACACCTACGATCTCCTCAGGAGCAATGCGGAGACCGCGGTCGGCTACATCGTCGGGCAGGTGCATCAGCACCTGGATGCGCCGCGCCAGCAGGCGGAGTTCCTGGCCCAGCTCGTCGCTTCCAGCGAGCTGTCGCTCGAGGACAAGCCGCGTCTCGCCGACACGCTTTACGCGGCGCTCGCCGGCACGCCGCAGGTGGCCGCGCTGGCGGTTCTCGACACCGCCGGCCAAGCGTTTCGCGTGACGCGCAGCGGTGCGGTTCTCATCGACGACTGGAGCGCCGATGCGCGCGTTCGCAATTGGCTCGAGCTGGCCGGGCGCACCAAGCAATCCTTTTGGGGCGAGCTGGTCCGCGAGGGACCGCGCGAGGGTGCATTCATCAATCTGCGGATGCCGCTGTGGCGGGGAGGCAATTACGTCGGCATCGTCGCCAGCGTCGTCTCGGTGGGCGAGCTCTCGCGCTATCTCTCCGGCCTGGCCACCGCCGGCAGCGGCGTGCCCTTCATTCTCCTCGGGCGCGACCAAGTTCTGGCACACCCCAATCTCGGCGCCCGTTCGCCGGAGCTGGCACCCGGCCGCTTGCTGCCGGAACTGGATGCGATCGGCGATCCGGTGATCGCCGCCATCTGGTCCTCCCGCGCGATCCCGGCCCTCGGGACCTCGGACCGGCCGGGAGCGCTCAATGCCCATGTCGTCCAGAACGTCGTCGGTGCCGACTACGTATTTCTCTATCGGCAGATCGGCGACTACGGCGACACGCCCTGGTACGTCGGCACCTATTTTGCCCTGGGCGAGGTCGACCGGGAGCTGGAGCGCCTGTGGAGGTCGGCGATCGCCGGCGCCGCCGTTCTGGTGCTTTCCATCCTGGCGGCACTCGCCATGGCGCGGTGGCTCGGTCGGCCGATTCGCATGCTGGCCAAGGCGGCCGAAAGCGTGCGCGACCTCGATTTCACCGCCAGCGGCCCGGCCGCCGCCAGCTCCATCCGCGAGCTCGACGATGCCGCCACCGCCTTCAATCAGATGCTGGCGGGTTTGCGTTGGTTCGAGACCTATGTGCCGCGCGCGCTGGTCACCCGTCTCATGCGCGAAAGCCAGGCGCCGGGTGCCGGCTCCGAAGAGCGCATGATGACGGTGCTGTTTACCGACATTACCGGCTTCACCACCATGGCCGAGCAGATGGGTGCCGCCGAGGTCGCCTCCCTCCTCAACCATCACTTCACCATGATCAACCGCTGCGTCGAGGCCGAGGAGGGGATCGTGGACAAGTATATCGGCGACAGCGTCATGTCGTTCTGGAACGCGCCCTCGGCGCAGCCCGACCACGCGCTCCGCGGCCTGAGAGCGGCGCGCGCCATCGCCCGGGCGGTCGACAGCGACAACCGGGTGCGCGAGGCCGACGGCCTGCAGCGCCTGCGCATGCGCATCGGCCTGCATAGCGGCCTTGCCGTCGTCGGCAATATCGGCTCGCCCGGCCGCATCAACTTCACCATCGTCGGCGACACGGTCAATGCCGCCGCTCGCATCGTCTCCCTCGGCCGGCAGGTCGAGGCCGAGGTGGCGGTCCTGGCCTCTTCCGATACGGTCGAGCAGGCCGGGCTGCCGGCACGGGAGCTGACCAGCCTCGGCCTGCGCAATCTGCGCGGCCGGTCAACGCCGATCGAGGTCTTCCAGGTGGCGCTCGAAGCCCCGCAATAG
- a CDS encoding ribonuclease activity regulator RraA produces the protein MTAKTATAVRLSEETKRLFLKSSSATLTTQLFKRGLRNTFLTGLRPVNPKACRFVGEAYTLRYIPAREDLDHLGVFEDRQHPQRKAIEDIPPGHVLVMDCRGDMRAASAGSILITRLMRRGAAAVVSDGGLRDTPTIAELDIPVFCRGPSAPTNLIHHHAVDINQPIACANVAVFPGDVLVGDGEGVVVVPRHLASEVAADAAEQERFEDFVTEKVLEGRPIFGLYPADAETKAEYQRWKPKS, from the coding sequence ATGACGGCCAAGACGGCGACTGCGGTCCGGCTGAGCGAGGAGACGAAGCGGCTGTTCTTGAAGTCGAGCTCGGCCACTCTCACCACGCAGCTCTTCAAGCGCGGCTTGCGCAACACCTTTCTGACGGGGCTCCGCCCGGTCAATCCCAAGGCCTGCCGCTTCGTCGGCGAGGCCTACACCTTGCGCTACATCCCAGCCAGGGAGGATCTCGACCATCTCGGCGTATTCGAAGATCGCCAGCATCCGCAGCGCAAGGCAATCGAGGACATACCGCCCGGCCACGTGCTGGTCATGGATTGCCGCGGCGACATGCGCGCCGCTTCGGCCGGCAGCATCCTGATCACGCGGCTGATGCGCCGCGGGGCCGCGGCCGTGGTGAGCGACGGCGGCCTCCGCGACACGCCCACCATCGCCGAGCTCGACATTCCGGTCTTCTGCCGGGGCCCGTCGGCGCCGACCAATCTCATCCACCATCATGCGGTGGATATCAACCAGCCGATCGCCTGCGCGAATGTCGCGGTCTTTCCAGGCGATGTGCTGGTCGGCGATGGCGAGGGTGTCGTGGTGGTGCCGCGGCATCTGGCGTCCGAAGTCGCAGCGGACGCCGCCGAGCAGGAGCGCTTCGAGGACTTCGTCACCGAGAAGGTGCTGGAAGGACGGCCGATCTTCGGCCTCTATCCGGCCGACGCGGAGACCAAGGCGGAATATCAACGCTGGAAGCCCAAGAGCTAG
- a CDS encoding acyloxyacyl hydrolase — protein sequence MRLVAWSRMGGLALGLLLAAPAAAETPALLSVHAGAFDFLKERKAGLVDVEYRGRPLLWWFRPVAGGMFDTDNAAYGYGGLAIEIWFGTQIVLTPSAVAGVYGNGDRNAKKLGSSTEFRTGSELAWRFQNDTRVGIGFHHISRARSG from the coding sequence ATGCGGCTGGTCGCTTGGTCGAGAATGGGCGGGCTTGCCCTCGGGCTCCTGTTGGCGGCGCCGGCGGCGGCGGAGACGCCGGCGCTGTTGAGCGTCCATGCGGGTGCCTTCGATTTCCTCAAGGAACGCAAAGCGGGGCTCGTCGATGTGGAGTATCGCGGGCGGCCGCTCTTGTGGTGGTTCCGCCCGGTGGCGGGCGGCATGTTCGATACCGACAACGCCGCCTACGGCTATGGCGGTCTCGCGATCGAGATCTGGTTCGGGACCCAGATCGTGCTGACGCCGAGCGCCGTGGCCGGCGTCTACGGCAACGGCGACCGCAACGCCAAGAAGCTGGGCAGCAGCACCGAGTTCCGCACCGGCTCGGAGCTTGCCTGGCGCTTCCAGAACGACACGCGCGTCGGCATCGGCTTCCATCACATCTCTAGAGCGCGTTCCGGTTAG